AAACTGGTAAAATTGTTGAAGGTTTAAGAAAATAATTACTATTTAATTTTTTAAAAATTTAATGAGAGGCTGTTTTTTTTAGAGCAGCTTCTTTTAATATTTTTATTTTTAAAATAATTTTTTTTAGTAAAATTAAAAATTTAAAATAAAAATAAATAAAATAATAATACTAATAATAAAGAAAGGTAAAAGTATGGATTTATTTGAAATAAAAAAACAGCAAGAACAAAATAACATTGATATTGAAGAAATCAGGAGGCATCTTTGACCCAGAAAATTTAAGAAATGAAATTGATAATTTGGAAAAAAAGACTTTTGAAAATGATTTTTGGAATAGAAAAGATAGTAAAGAAATATTAAAAAATTTAAATAACAAAAAAAAATTATTGGAAGAATACGATATTCTAAAAAATTCTTACGAAGAAATTGATACAATTATAGAATTTCTTGAAATGGGCGACAATTCTTTTGAAACTGAACTAGAACCAAAAATATCAGATTTAGATAAAGAAATAAAAAACTTCAAGACAAAATTGCTTTTAAACGAAGAATATGATATGAACAGTGCGATTCTTACAATAAATGCTGGTGCTGGTGGAACTGAGGCATGTGATTGGGCACAAATGCTCTACAGAATGTACGATAGATGGGCAAATCATCACAAATTTAAAGTTGAAATCTTGGACTCACTTGCTGGGGAAGAAGCTGGTATTAAAAGTATTACACTAAATATTAAAGGAAATTATGCTTATGGTTATTTAAAAGGAGAAAAAGGAGTTCATAGACTTGTCAGAATCTCGCCATTTGATTCAAATGCTCGAAGACACACTTCATTTGCCGCTGTAAATGTTATTCCTGAAATTGATGACGAAGTGGAAATTGATATTCGCAGTGAAGATTTGAAAATTGATACTTATCGTGCAAGTGGCGCTGGAGGTCAACATGTAAATACAACTGATTCAGCAGTTAGAATTACACATCTTCCCACAAATACAGTCGTAACTTGCCAAAATGAGCGTTCTCAATTAAAAAATAAAGAAACTGCAATGAAAATATTAAAAGCAAAATTGTTTGAACTAGAGATGGAAAAACGAGAAAAAGAAATTTCTGATATAAAAGGTGCTGAGTCTAAAATCGAATGGGGAAGTCAAATTCGTTCATATGTTTTTCAGCCTTATAAAATGGTTAAAGACCACAGAACTAAAGCTGAAGAAGGAAATGTTGAAAAAGTTATGGACGGAGATATTGACCTATTTATAAATGAATTTTTAAACTTTAATAAATCTAAATAAAATTGGGGGACTATTCCCCCAAAAATTTTTCTATAGCTTTTGCTACTCCATTATTTTCATTTGTGTCAGTTATATAATTTGCCGCATCTTTAGCCATTTTAGTTCCATTTCCCATAGCAACTCCAACTCCAGCAAATTTTAACATTTCAATGTCATTATTTCCATCTCCAATTGCCATAACTTCTTCTCTTGGAATATTTAACTTTTCTGCTAATTTTTTTAACGCCACACCTTTATTTGCACCTTTTGGCAATGTTTCGTAAATATATTTTTGGCTTAATACGCCATTATATCTGCTATTTATCAATTCCCCTTTATCTTTTACAAATCTCGCAATCTCATTTTCATTACCCAAAAACATTGATTTAAAAAATGTATGTTTTCCACTTATCGCTTCTTCAATTGAAATTGGCTGAACTTCAACATAAACTAAACCACCATCTTCTTTTGTATATTCATTCGCTCTCTCGCCAATCACAAAATAATCCTTATCATTTGAAACTGTAAAATCCAAATCATATCCTTTTCTTAACTCATTCAAATAAACGACATCTTCTTTCTTTATTTCTTCAAAAGCAAGTAATTCCCAATCTGTCGTCTTATGAACCGAACATCCATTGTTTAAAAGCACATATTCATCCAAATTATATTTTTCCAGCTCCAATTCCTTATAAGGTGGCAATATTCCAAAAAGCGGTCTTCCTGTGCAAAGAACGACCTTCACCCCAGCTTCTATCGCTTTGTGAATCGCTTTTTTTTGCGGTTCTTCAATGTGTTTTTTTTCACTTAATAAAGTTCCATCCATATCTATCGCTATTAACTTTACCATTTTATTTTTTAGTTCCTTTCTTTTTTTCTTTTCTTTTTTATTCTATTCTATTATTTTTTGTATTTTATATTTTTTTATTTCTTCTTTTTTAGTCAATTAATTTATTAATTTAAATAATTTCTTAAATTAAAGAAGTTAAAATTAATTATTTTAAAAAATTTTTTTGTAAAATTACAAAATAAGTCCGATAATATTTATTTTTTATATTTAAAAATTACGCTAAAATATTATTTTTATAATTTTAATATTTTAGCGCATTTAATAAAATTATGCTTCTTTATCTTTTGCCATCATATCTTTGACTTTCATAAGTCTTGTTATGCTTCCTCTTTCATTCTCATCCAGTTTCATTTGGATAAACCTGATAGTTTCTTTTAATTGTGGAATTGTCATATATTCTAGCGCATTAACACGCCGTCTTGTCTTTTCAACTTCATCCGCCATCAATTGACACGCTTTTTCTACTTCTGCTAACTCCAGTAAATTTCTCATAACTTTACTTAAACCTTCGATTGCGTCATCTAAATCTGCTGAAGTTTGTGCATACCCGTAAGGATAAGCGACTTTGT
This genomic stretch from Leptotrichia sp. oral taxon 218 harbors:
- the prfB gene encoding peptide chain release factor 2 (programmed frameshift), which codes for MDLFEIKKQQEQNNIDIEEIRGIFDPENLRNEIDNLEKKTFENDFWNRKDSKEILKNLNNKKKLLEEYDILKNSYEEIDTIIEFLEMGDNSFETELEPKISDLDKEIKNFKTKLLLNEEYDMNSAILTINAGAGGTEACDWAQMLYRMYDRWANHHKFKVEILDSLAGEEAGIKSITLNIKGNYAYGYLKGEKGVHRLVRISPFDSNARRHTSFAAVNVIPEIDDEVEIDIRSEDLKIDTYRASGAGGQHVNTTDSAVRITHLPTNTVVTCQNERSQLKNKETAMKILKAKLFELEMEKREKEISDIKGAESKIEWGSQIRSYVFQPYKMVKDHRTKAEEGNVEKVMDGDIDLFINEFLNFNKSK
- a CDS encoding Cof-type HAD-IIB family hydrolase, encoding MVKLIAIDMDGTLLSEKKHIEEPQKKAIHKAIEAGVKVVLCTGRPLFGILPPYKELELEKYNLDEYVLLNNGCSVHKTTDWELLAFEEIKKEDVVYLNELRKGYDLDFTVSNDKDYFVIGERANEYTKEDGGLVYVEVQPISIEEAISGKHTFFKSMFLGNENEIARFVKDKGELINSRYNGVLSQKYIYETLPKGANKGVALKKLAEKLNIPREEVMAIGDGNNDIEMLKFAGVGVAMGNGTKMAKDAANYITDTNENNGVAKAIEKFLGE